In Bdellovibrionales bacterium, the genomic stretch GCGTTTTAGAAAAATCGGCTAGAAGGTGAAAAATCAAAGCCCGACGAGAAATTGTCGGGCTTTTGGTTTAGATTGAAGGAGTTTATTGCCAGTAGCATGAAAGAGTAAAAACTTTACCATCTTTCACAAGGTGCAACTCTTGAACCTTCGCTCTCTCTGATATAATCATCGCTGATGCGTTTGCAGAACTATCCAAGGCCCCAGCTTTTAGAAGATTATTTTTCTTATCCCACATCATATAAAAATTTAAGCCGCCTATCACTTCGCTGATTGGCTCATCTTGTTTTACGGTAAGCAGGTCCGCGGTTATGGCTTTAGAGCCTTCTGGCGAAGTGACATCACATTTGGCGATTCGGTTGGACTTATTATTTATAATGTTTGCTGGTATACGGCTCATTTTATCAGCGCTGTAAGCATTCAAAGTTGAAAAGAAAATTAGTACTGGTAAAAATAATTTCATTTTAGCTCCTCGTTTATTTTTCATATTACCGGAAAGGGTGAAAACAATAAACAAATTCAGAGCGCCACTTCCTTCGTCTAGGTGTATACATAATTAATCTTTCGCGCTATGACTGGTCATATAATCGCCCTGGCTTTAGATTCTTTAGTAAAATCCACGGATTTGATTAGGCTGCGCCTTTTGAAGCATCGGCTACCCGCCGAACTAGACAGTATTTTAGGGCACTAACTGCTACAAATTTTGTCTACAGAACTGAACCAGGGTGTCATAATTGCGCCTTAAACTGGCCAAAATGAGGTTTAGGGGAAGAAGTCGCATTTAAATTGAGATGGCGATGCTTCAGGGGGATTGGATTTCTTGCCATAAAACCATTACTTGCTATGATCTGATGTAACACGGAGGTTTTCATGCGCGCTCTCTTCGCTTGCATTTCACTGGCCTTTCCTTTAGCGGCTATTCAAGTCAACGCTGCCGAACAAAAGGGATTTCTTGTAAAAACGGCTTTCGAGTATCAGGGTAAGGACAAGACTTCAAAATCTGAGTCGACATTTATTTTAGACGCAAAAAACAAAGCGTGGACGACACTTACGGAACCGAAGGATGGAATTGCTTTGCTTGGACGGATGACATCAAGCAGTTCTAAATCCATAGAGATGGAATATATTGTCGTCGATACGACGCAGAAGAATGCCGTTATCTCTACCCCCGCCATTAAAGCCCTGTTGGGGGAGCTTGCTAAAATTGAAGTTGGCGAAAAAAACAGTGGGAAAGTGTCGGTCAGCTTACTCGCGCAGCCGACCGCATACACGAGCAAAAACTAGCGATCACATGACACTTCAATTGAGCTCACGAAGCCCTCTATAAAACGAGGGCTTTCTTTTTTTAAAAATATTTGTCTATAAATGCCTGAGTTTCTGAAATCAGATTTCTGCCCGTAACCTGCAATGACAGTTACGGCTGTGATTAAAAAGCTATAAATATAGATCGAGCATCTTATTGAGGAAACAAAACCTACTTCGACGAGGTTTTATGCTCTCAGTATTTCTATCCATCTTTTGCATGGCTTATGAGCCTGCAAAAGTTTGGGCCGACGTTCGTGTTCGGCGCGTTCAAGTTCAGAATGATCAAATTGTTCAAGTCAAAACCGCGATTGGTATTGCAACCATCATCCAAGTGCCAGATCGCCCGAACAGCATTGTGGTCGGCGATCAGAATGCATTCAAAGTTGAGTACCTAGATCAAGCGATAACCATTAAGCCGATCCAAGGCGGCGCAAAAAGTAACTTGTATATTTACACTGATTTTCGGCGCTTCAATGTGCAGCTGGTGAGCGGCATTCAGGCCGCTTCTGACTACGTCGTTTATCTTGAGAATCCTAAAGAGAAAATAAAGACTCCTCAGCTTGCTTGGAAATCTGCAAAGAACTTTTTAAAAAATGATTCGCTTACTTTTGAAACTTTGCGAACAGCCAAGACTCGCGATGGCATCCTGCTTGTAGAATTTAAAATTACCTCCCAAAAGAGTGAAACATTTAAAGCTGATTGGCTTTGGCTCTCGCAAGGTGGAGTGGTGAGGCCAATTCACAACCTTGCGTTCTCCGGGCAAGAGCTAGGACCAAGGAAATCTATCAGCGGAGTCGTGCAGATTCTACGAGCCGATGTTTCTTTATCTGAATCCCTGCGAATTGAGTTGAGGCGTAAGAAGACAACTTACTTAACCTTACCAAAGGCGGTTTCATGGTAGAGAAAATTCAAATCACATCAATAGATTGGTGGAAGAACCAACTTTTTAAAGAAAAAACATTCTTCCAAAATCGGCGTGAAATTAATTGGAGATCAATTCTGAAGTGCGCAATGGTTGCGCTTGGCATTGGGGTAGTAGGAATTCTGTTAATTCCGGCACCAAAAGATGATCTAGGCAAGTTTCACGAAAAATCTGACGCTGTAAGTGATTCGTCTTCATTTGGTAGTGGCACTGACCCTACTCAGGAAGCCATCAGGCAAATGAGTTCATCTGGTGCAAGGCACTCCAGATCGCAATCACTTGATTACCTCTATCAAACTGGAGGTTCTTCAGGCGGAGCCTCAAATGATGATCGCAATAGCTCGATGATTCTTGCACGTGGTGGCTTAGATTCTAAAACCCAGCTACCACCTGGAAGCAGGTTTTCAGTTCGGCTTTTCGAAAAAGCTATTGTTGCAAACCAAGGCATGCCCGTGATCGGAGTCGTTACTAAAGATTTTATTCATGAAGACACTTTGGCAACTCCTGCGGGTTCAAAAGTATTTGGCGAAGCTTCTTTTGAGGATAATGGTGATCGCGCAAAAGTTGATTGGCGTTCAATCCAATTCCCTGATGGAAGAGAGCGGCAGCTCTCGGCCATCGGCGTGAGCGATGATGGTCAGGTTGGAGTTATTGGTAGTGTAAAATCTCAAGCCGTCAAAAATACTGTAGGCCAAACGCTAACCCGCTTTATTGGAGCTTACGCTGAAGGCTCGATGCAGCGAGGAGCATTGGGTTCAAATCAAGGCGGAAACGATAATGGCTGGAAAAATGCGATTGCAGGAACTGCTAAGGATCAAGCCGAGGCGTTTGCAAACGAATTGAAAAAAGAAAAACGCTGGATCGAGGTTTCAAATAGCACGGAGTTCTTTGCGGTACTGACCGCAAACTTTGCTTTTCGAGATCCCGGAGCCATGAATGGCAGGTAAAGAAGATCAACCCCAGATGAACATCACGGTGCTCATCAAGCGAATTATACTTTTCTTGGGCGTCTTGGTTTTGTATAAAGTTTGGGCTTTCATGGATGTTTGGTCTCGGCATCCAAAAAACAAAGTGATCCTTCTTGTGATAGTCGTACTTGTCCTCACTCCCTGTTTTCGATGGCTCGTAAAAAAACGTGAAAAGTTTGTAAAGAAAAGAGAGCAAGAAAAATCTGTCATCGGAAAAGGCGACGAATCTGTTTTTTGCGGGCGCACTAATAAGAAGGAGGAAGTTTTTATCAAAGCCAAGCAGCGGTCCATGCACACTCAGGTCATAGGAACAACCAACGCCGGAAAAACTGAGTCTGTCATCTTACCATGGGCCATTCAGGATATTGAGCAAGGCCGTGGGCTCATTCTAATTGACGGAAAATCAGACCGAAGCTTGCTTGATAAGCTTTGGGCTTACACCGTAAAGCATGGAAGGGAAAAAGACTTTCGGCTTTTTTCATTGAGTGATCTTGATGAGTCCCATCAATTCAATCCCTTGCTTGGTGGCAGCCCCGAAGAAGTGGCCGAGCGCGTGTTCAATGCCTTTGAATTTGAAAATGAGTACTTCAGGAGTGTTCAGTACGAGGTGTTCTCACAAACATTAAGAATTTTTGCGGGCAGCAATGAAGTGCCCACTTTCTTAAAAATATTTGAAGCGATCAGCGTGCCTAGCCGGATGAAGGTCATGGCAGAGCGCAC encodes the following:
- a CDS encoding TrbI/VirB10 family protein encodes the protein MVEKIQITSIDWWKNQLFKEKTFFQNRREINWRSILKCAMVALGIGVVGILLIPAPKDDLGKFHEKSDAVSDSSSFGSGTDPTQEAIRQMSSSGARHSRSQSLDYLYQTGGSSGGASNDDRNSSMILARGGLDSKTQLPPGSRFSVRLFEKAIVANQGMPVIGVVTKDFIHEDTLATPAGSKVFGEASFEDNGDRAKVDWRSIQFPDGRERQLSAIGVSDDGQVGVIGSVKSQAVKNTVGQTLTRFIGAYAEGSMQRGALGSNQGGNDNGWKNAIAGTAKDQAEAFANELKKEKRWIEVSNSTEFFAVLTANFAFRDPGAMNGR
- a CDS encoding TrbG/VirB9 family P-type conjugative transfer protein; translation: MLSVFLSIFCMAYEPAKVWADVRVRRVQVQNDQIVQVKTAIGIATIIQVPDRPNSIVVGDQNAFKVEYLDQAITIKPIQGGAKSNLYIYTDFRRFNVQLVSGIQAASDYVVYLENPKEKIKTPQLAWKSAKNFLKNDSLTFETLRTAKTRDGILLVEFKITSQKSETFKADWLWLSQGGVVRPIHNLAFSGQELGPRKSISGVVQILRADVSLSESLRIELRRKKTTYLTLPKAVSW